The Brassica oleracea var. oleracea cultivar TO1000 chromosome C6, BOL, whole genome shotgun sequence genomic interval TTTGTGAATTTCGATCACACATTTCATATTTTACTTTTTTTTTACCTTTTTTACTTTTTTTTTGTAACATATTTTTTTTTTACTTTTCCCTTCAATTTTGTACATATTAAGAAAAGGTTCGATTTTGCTTTTATCATTTACGTGGGTCTAAAAATCAGTAAGAATAATGTTTGGGCCGAGCTTCTAGTTTTCTATTTGTATTTTCTCTTTTATTCATCTATAAAAAAATGAGAGTCTGCAAAATTGAGATTTTTTGGAACATTTATAAATTGAAATTTTACAAAGCCAACTACATTTCCTTTGATTTGTTTTCTTTCAGTAAAACTGTGAGGAAGATTCAAAAAAGAAATAAAAATCATCAATCACCTAAAAAGCTCATTAGAGAGAATCAATTTCTGAAAGGAAGAAAGCTAAGTTAGAGCAGTCATTTGAGAAGTTACTCTATGTTCTTGTCCCTTTCACATAGTTACTCTCTCTTCTGGTCCCTTTCACTGACTCACTGATACTTACATGACATAATTAAAAGCACACAGAACCACTTCCTATATATGGAAAAAGATAAACCAAGAATGTTACATGAGCATATATGAAAACATATCTTTACCTCCAACTTTTATCTTTATTACAATAAAAAATACCTAATGGTAACTTAAGCAAACAATTACGATACTGATATATAATTGTGATAACATATATTTGCCTCAAAATTTTCAACTTTTAGCTTTATTACAATAAATAATGTCTAATGGTGAACTTAAGCAAACATTTAGATACTGACATATAATTGTTACCACTTCTTGATGTAACCACATTGGTCATAATTAGTTTCTTTAATCAAAGCTGAAGCTACGTACATAATTAGATCAAGAAGGTCTAATCTCCAGGGTTCTTCAGAATCTAGCACCCAATTCAACTCCTCTCAATTCCAGTTTCATCTTTTCATTCTCAAGTTTCATATTTTCATTTTCCATCCTCATTATTTGGAGCTTCTGGTCTCTTTTCTGACTAAACCTCTCCCACTTGATTCTTTGTCTCTCGAGCTCCATCAACTCAGCTTGAATCTGGAGCTTGCGTTCTTCTAACTCCAAAGACTTAGACTCGGTCCACTGCTTATGTAAGTGAGGAACATAACCCTCGTTAACATGATTAGGATGACTAAGATCTTCATGGTTCTGGCTTCGTCTTAATCTCTTCAATGCACCACCTAAGGAGACTCCACGATCCCCACAATCCTTTTGAGACATGTTGTGTTCCTCACAGTCGACAAGATCTTCATTTTGGTGTTTCCCATGTCCATCATCATCACTGCATCTGATCCTCAGGGATCGCTGTAACGCAGGGTCATGAGGCAAATTCAACCTGTTCCCATTATGGTACGAGCACATCTCTTCGTAGAAAAGATGTTTTGAGCTCATGATCTTCCTAACTTCATCTTTCTCTTTCTCATCCAAGTAACCAATCTTATCCAAGAGCGCAGGATTCTCAACGACATCGCAACAAGTTCCTCTACCAAGCATCTCATTAAGCTTCTTGTAACGTTTATTAAGATCATTGAACTTATCCTCACATTGCTGCGGCGACACATGGTAACCCCTTTCGTCCATGACTTCAGAAACTGTTCTCCATTTACCTTTCCTTGCATGTTTATGATCGTCCTCATCGAGGTAAGAAAGAGTAGTTATCATCAGCTTCACCATCGTATCCATCCATTTCACACGCCCCCAAGGAGAGCTATTCTTGGACTTGTTATGACCATCACCATCTTCTTCTTGGCTCGTCCATCTATGGCCATTGTTGTACTCGGTCACTGGCAAGTTATCCATAACATTTGGACCAAGATCTCTCATGTAAGAGCCTTGAAAATCTTGATTAGGTTTAATCAAGAACAAGAGAATAATCCGAGAAAACTCTATCAAGCCTAAACTATACAAACTTGGAATGAAGACTCTCAGATTAAACGAATATTAAACTCAAGAGCATAACAGATGATTCTAATTGTTAAACATAAAAGATTGTCAAGCACAAAAAACTGGTAACCAATACTCATCTTTAGAGAAATAGCATTCCAAGCCGAGAATCTAGGGATTTTGAGATGAAACAAGAGAGACAATGCGTGTGGCCAGCACAAATCTTTGAG includes:
- the LOC106296657 gene encoding uncharacterized protein LOC106296657; this encodes MRDLGPNVMDNLPVTEYNNGHRWTSQEEDGDGHNKSKNSSPWGRVKWMDTMVKLMITTLSYLDEDDHKHARKGKWRTVSEVMDERGYHVSPQQCEDKFNDLNKRYKKLNEMLGRGTCCDVVENPALLDKIGYLDEKEKDEVRKIMSSKHLFYEEMCSYHNGNRLNLPHDPALQRSLRIRCSDDDGHGKHQNEDLVDCEEHNMSQKDCGDRGVSLGGALKRLRRSQNHEDLSHPNHVNEGYVPHLHKQWTESKSLELEERKLQIQAELMELERQRIKWERFSQKRDQKLQIMRMENENMKLENEKMKLELRGVELGARF